A segment of the Pedobacter faecalis genome:
AAAACAGTAGCCATGCAGCAACCATTTGATATCATACTCGGCGATGTGAACTATGCGGTATTTCCTGAAGGAAATGATACCTACGCCATATATAAGGACGGAAAAGAATACGCTCTTATTCAAAGAGATACCGATACCCAGTGGATCAAGTTGGATGCTGAGACCGGTACACCTGACTTTGAGGCCGACGAAGAGATCAATCAAATCGGCCGTGAAATCGTTGCCTATGTGCCTCCTGCAGAAGGTGATGAACTGGACGAAGACGAGGACGAAGATTAATCTACCGGTTCCAGCTGCTTCTGTCCAGGCTGCGGTAATGGATTGCCTCCGCCAAATGCTCCAGGCGGATTTCCGGTGTCCCCGTCAGATCCGCAATGGTGCGCGAAACCTTCAGTATACGGTCATACGCCCTGGCCGAAAGCCCAAGTTTTTCCATGGCACGCTTAATTAACTGCTGTCCGTCAGGATTAATTTTACAAACTGCGCGGACCATATTGGGGCTCATTTGCGCGTTGTAGTGCAGCGATTCCTGCTGCCTGAATCTTTCCGTTTGCACTGCCCTGGCAGCGATCACCCTTTCGCGAATCGCACTGCTCGGCTCAGCCTCCGCAGCAGATGTCAAGGCATTAAAGTCAACAGGGGTTACTTCCACGTGCAGGTCAATCCGGTCCAGCAAGGGTCCTGAAATCTTTCCAAGATAGCGCTGAACCTCGCCCGGACTACAGGTACATTCGCGCTCGGGGTGGTTAAAGAAACCACATGGGCACGGATTCATAGAGGCGATAAGCATGAAGCTGGCGGGGTAATCCACACACATCTTTGCTCTTGATATCACCACATTCCTGTCTTCCAGCGGCTGACGCATCACTTCCAGTACGCTTCTTTTAAACTCCGGAAGTTCATCCAGAAATAGTACGCCGTTATGCGCAAGGGAGATCTCCCCAGGCTGCGGATTAGCTCCACCGCCAACCAATGCCATATCCGAGATTGTGTGATGCGGACTGCGGTAAGGGCGTTCGGTCATCAAGGCATTTGCGGCACTTAACTTACCCGCGACAGAATGAATTTTCGTGGTCTCCAGCGCTTCATGCAGACT
Coding sequences within it:
- a CDS encoding YifB family Mg chelatase-like AAA ATPase, with the protein product MLVKTYGGAVFGVNALTITLEVSIGGGNRYHIVGLPDNAIKESLRRVENAIQSAGLKMPRQKIVINLAPADIRKEGSAYDLPIAIGILAASGQIEADDIGNYFIMGELSLDGTLQPFKGALPIAIQARQAGFGGFILPDANAGEAAIVSDISVYGMRTLPEVVSFFTGGQRPEPVEVNTRADFFRSINRYPHDFADVKGQENIKRAMEIAAAGGHNLILIGPPGAGKTMLAKRLPTILPPLSLHEALETTKIHSVAGKLSAANALMTERPYRSPHHTISDMALVGGGANPQPGEISLAHNGVLFLDELPEFKRSVLEVMRQPLEDRNVVISRAKMCVDYPASFMLIASMNPCPCGFFNHPERECTCSPGEVQRYLGKISGPLLDRIDLHVEVTPVDFNALTSAAEAEPSSAIRERVIAARAVQTERFRQQESLHYNAQMSPNMVRAVCKINPDGQQLIKRAMEKLGLSARAYDRILKVSRTIADLTGTPEIRLEHLAEAIHYRSLDRSSWNR